A single window of Nicotiana sylvestris chromosome 5, ASM39365v2, whole genome shotgun sequence DNA harbors:
- the LOC138869413 gene encoding uncharacterized protein, whose translation MSNPQDHPGTPPPPSPSNSSSSTLPSVSPKPRFRRQKMLARKTVASGALRKVLNERLKASQVKESLAPKSDSSSESGSFQSATEGDGHGSSDSKKTRESPSKVSYSVVENLETRFVLVGPIRDVELPEMSRSGGKKKSEKEKERDGACGEERGKGKGAVFAICGVAQDRLDESGMKSGGSGSRKAAEGLVHLSKQRDEPISSTEETLDDLLKKVGASYDPKKRKATTPKAPNVPNPSKKRKTSSPTPTASSVPRGRAARSRVKQSKVDLQKALEESKKRKKDKVKGNVAESSEAVEEEEMELVHQERGTTVEVPTPKPKKPKTSSKKSSSVLVAVEPTLAKRTRSTVKAKQTKVSDDDDWNGEEEDDESEKEQDKLAIFGRRKILKGRLLKDLMEPGMMRLVDSLAAQGWKDMVL comes from the coding sequence ATGTCTAACCCACAAGATCATCCTGGCactcctccaccaccatctccctcaaattcatcctcatctACTTTACCCAGTGTATctccaaaacctaggtttcgaaggcagaaaatgcttgctcgaaaaactgtagcatctggggctctgaggaaggttttaaatgaaaggttgaaagctagccaagtgaaagAAAGCCTAGCTCCAAAGTCTGATTCTAGCTCTGAGTCTGGATCCTTTCAATCTGCGACTGAGGGAGATGgacatgggtcttctgactctaAAAAGACTCGAGAATCTCCTTCTAAGGTAAGTTATTCTGTGGTTGAAAACTTAGAAACTAGATTTGTTCTGGTTGGACCCATTAGGGATGTTGAGTTGCCTGAGATGAGTagaagtggaggtaaaaagaagtctgaaaaagaaaaagaacgagatggtgcatgtggtgaagagaggggaaaaGGGAAGGGAGCAGTTTTTGCTATATGTGGGGTTGCACAAGATAGGTTAGATGAGAGTGGtatgaagtcagggggaagtggttctagGAAAGCagctgaggggttggttcatctaaGCAAACAAAGAGATGAACCTATTTCATCTACTGAAGAAACCTTGGATGACCTCCTGAAAAAGGTTGGAGCaagttatgacccaaagaaacgcaAAGCTACTACACCAAAAGCCCCAAATGTTCCCAACCcatccaagaaaagaaaaacctCATCCCCAACACCTACTGCCTCTTCAGTGCCTAGGGGTAGAGCTGCAAGAAGCAGGGTAAAACAGAGTAAAGTTGATCTACAAAAGGctttagaagaaagcaagaaaaggaaaaaggataaGGTAAAGGGAAATGTTGCAGAATCCTCAGAGGCTGTTGAGGAAGaagagatggaactggtccatcaagagaggggtacaacagtggaggttcctacacccaaGCCTAAGAAACCCAAGACTTCCTCCAAGAAGTCCTCCTCTGTGCTTGTAGCTGTTGAACCcacactagccaagaggacaagatctacagtgaaagctaaacaaaccaaagtttctgatgatgatgattggaatggagaagaagaagatgatgaatctGAGAAGGAACAGGATAAGCTTGCCATTTTTGGCAGAAGAAAAATCTTAAAAGGTAGATTGTTGAAGGACCTGATGGAACCAGGGATGATGAGATTGGTAGACTCTTTGGCTGctcagggatggaaggacatggtcctttag